GGGATGGCACCCAGGTGGCCGCGAGCGCGGTGCTGCTCACCACCGGCACCTTCCTCCAGGCCCTCATGCACCTGGGCGAGAAGAAGGAGGTGGGCGGACGGCTCGGGGACGAGGCGGCACAGGGGATGTCCCAGTCGCTGCGCTCGCTGGGCTTCACGCTCGGCCGCTTCAAGACGGGCACGCCCGCGCGGCTCTTGCGCGACAGCATCGACTGGGCCGCGCTCGCGCCCCAGCCCGGAGACTTTCCTCCGCGCCCGCTGTCATTGCGTACGAAGTGGGGACTCGGGGGCGGGGCCTTCCCGTGCCAGCCGGCCGTCACGTGCGCGCTCACGTACACCACGGCGGAGACGCACCGGATTCTGCGCGACAACCTCCACCGCTCGCCGCTGTTCCAGGGAGAGATTGTCGGCCGGGGTCCGCGCTACTGCCCGTCGCTGGAGGACAAGGTGGTGCGCTTCTCCGCGCGCGAGCGGCACCTGGTGTTCCTGGAGCCCGAGGGCCCCGACTCGCCGCTGGTGTACCCGGCGGGCCTGTCCACGAGCATGCCGGCGGAGGTGCAGCTCGACTTCCTGCGGACGCTGCCGGGGCTCGAGCGGGTGGAGGTGGCGCGGTACGGGTACGCGGTGGAGTACGACTACGCGCCGCCGACGCAGCTCAAGGAGACGTTGGAGACGAAGCGGGTGGAGGGACTCTACTTCGCGGGTCAGCTCAACGGGACGAGCGGGTACGAGGAGGCGGCGTTCCAGGGCCTGTACGCGGGCATCAACGCGGGGCTCCAGGTGCGAGGGGAGCCGCCGCTGGTGCTCGGGAGGGACGAGGCGCACGGGGCGGTGCTGGTGGACGAGCTGGTGACGAAGGGGGTGGACGAGCCGTTCCGGATGTTCACGAGCCGCTCGGAGCACCGGCTGAAGCTGCGCGAGGGGAACGCGGACCTGCGCCTGGCCAGGCACGGGGCGAGGGTGGGGCTGGTGTCGCGCGAGGTGCTGGAGCGGGTGGAGGCGCGGGGCCGTGCGGTGGCGGAGGAGGTGACGCGGCTGAAGCGGACGGGGCTGGCGGCTCGACTCAAGCGGCCCGAGGTGACGTACGCGGCGCTGGCGGCGGAGAAGGCGGAGGGGTGGCCGAGCCTGCCGGAAGACGTGGTGGAGGAGGTGGAGGTGGAGGTGAAGTACGAGGGCTACATCGTGATGGCGGAGAGGGCGGCGGCGAGGGAGGCGGAGGCGTGGGACGGGTGGCGGATACCCGGGGACTTCACGTACGGGACGGTGAGGGGGCTGTCGGCGGAGGCGGTGGAGAAGCTGGAGAAGCACCGGCCGGCGACGGTGGGGCAGGCGAGGCGGATACCGGGGCTGACGCCGGCGGCGTTCTCGTTGCTTCTGGTGGCGCTGAAGAGGGGAGGGTTGGGAGGCGGGGGAGGCGCTCGGGAGAGCGATTCCTGATCGCACAGGGGGGTGTGGACAACGTGTGGGAAACTTTGGAGCACCGAAGGGTGCGAATCATTCCGGGGGTTTGAGACCCCGGGGAGGGAGGGCTGGCTGTGGATAACGCGCGCTTCGCCGATCAGATTCAGCAGGGATGCAAGGCGTTGGGGGTGGAGTTGGGGGAGGACGTGACGCCGAGGCTGCAGCGGCTGATGGGCGAGCTGTTGAAGTGGAACGCGAAGGTGAACCTGACGGCGATCACCGCGGAGGAGGAGGTGCTGGAGAAGCACTTCCTGGACTCGCTGGCGGTGCTGCCGGAGGTGGAGGGAGCGGGGAGTGTGCTGGACGTGGGAGCGGGGGCGGGGTTCCCGGGGCTGCCGTTGAAGATGGCGAGGCCGTCGCTGGCGGTGACGATGGTGGACGCGGTGGGGAAGAAGGTGGGGTACCTGAAGGCGGTGATCGCGGTGGCGGGGCTGGGGCTGACGGGGACGAAGGCGGTGCACACGCGAGCGGAGGGCAAGCCGGAGGCGGAGGGGCTGCCGCGAGCGGACCGTGTGATTGCGCGAGCGTTCATGGACCTGCCGGACTGGCTGGACCTGGCGCCGGCGTACCTGGCGGAGGGCGGGCACGTGGTGGCGATGTTGGGCAAGGCGCAGGGCGAGGACGAGCTGCGAGCGCAGGCGGAGAAGCGGGGGCTGAAGCTGGTGTCGGCGCGAGC
This is a stretch of genomic DNA from Archangium violaceum. It encodes these proteins:
- the rsmG gene encoding 16S rRNA (guanine(527)-N(7))-methyltransferase RsmG → MDNARFADQIQQGCKALGVELGEDVTPRLQRLMGELLKWNAKVNLTAITAEEEVLEKHFLDSLAVLPEVEGAGSVLDVGAGAGFPGLPLKMARPSLAVTMVDAVGKKVGYLKAVIAVAGLGLTGTKAVHTRAEGKPEAEGLPRADRVIARAFMDLPDWLDLAPAYLAEGGHVVAMLGKAQGEDELRAQAEKRGLKLVSARAYRLPFSGAERQVASFAKQ